DNA from Geobacter sulfurreducens PCA:
GGAGGCGGCCGAGAGGGAATTCTCTTCGAGCCAGTCGGCGATGTTGCCGATGTAGGCCCCGGTGTCGTAGCGGTCGGCCATGGCTGCGGTGAACCGTCCGTACGTCCCGTCGAACACGACCCCCCCCCGCCCGTCCACGGCATTGGTGTAGGTGGCGACGGTCCCCTTGCCGGCGGGGTCCATCACCATCCGCACGTTGGGATCGTGCTTCAGGACCACGGCGGATGTGCCGCCGGACAACGACGCGACCCCCCGCAGGAGAGGATTGCCCACATCCACGCCCGGCACGAACACCAGGAGCCGGAAGGCGTAAGCAATCAGGAGCGTCCCCGAAAGGCAGGCGAACATGTAGAGGAAGAAGACCCGCTTCTTGAAAAAGGTCCAGAAGAGCACCATGGTGGGCACCGCGGTCACCGGTCCGCCGATCATGAACGCAAGGGCCGCCCCGGCGTCCATGGTCCCGCCCAGGGCTCCCTTGATATGGTAGACGATGCTGGACGCGCTGATCTGGTGCAGGAACATTGGTACCGACGCCAGGGTCACCCAGACGATGTTCAGGGGATCCGTCCGGCCGAAGAAGCGGTAAATCCACTCCTTGGGCAGGTAGCGCTCCACCACCGCGCCGATGACCACCCCCACGATGACGTACTTCCCCACCACCCAGACCATCTCCGCGGACTTGGCCAGGAAGATGAGGAACTTGTTGCCGGTCCTGACGGCGACCCGGTTGCCGAATTTCCGCCGGCAGTTGCACCGCAGCCGCTCGTCCGGGTAGTCCTCGTCGTGGAAATCGCCCCGCACGATCCCCCCTTCGACGAAGATCTCGTTCTTCCGGAAACCGGGCCGCTTGCTGAGGGCAAGGGTCACCAGCCCGGCGAAGATCCCCATGGAGAAGGCGGAGATGGTCCTGACCACGGTCCACTCGGGACCCAGGTCGTTCAGGGTAAGGAGATAGGTTGACGGGCTCAACAGCGGCGAGGTCACCATCAGGGCCATGACCGGCGCCAGGGGAATCCCCGCCACCAGGAGGCTGATGGCGGTGGTCACCGTGCCGCAGGCGCACAGGGGGGTGATGATCCCCACGAAGGACGCGAGAAAGACGCTCAGGGCCCCGTACTTTCTGAGGGATGCCTGGAGTTTCACGGCAACCTTGAAGGTCCGGAGGTAGCCGGCAATGAGAATGCCCACGATGAAATAGGGCAGCACGTCACGGAGCTCGGCCATTACCCCGTGGTCGCTGAAAAACAGGTCCCAGAGCTCGCTGCCGAGCAGCACGGGGAACGAAACCGGCGCGGCATCGGAGGAGACCAGGTGCCCGCCGGTGCCCGTGCCCCACACGTGCCAGACCACTAGGGACAACGAGATCAGAACCATGACGATCAGCATCCGGTTCCCCGACTCAGCCTGGTGTCCGTGGACCTCGCAGGCCTCCCTCGGTTTTGCCCTGAACGGATTCACGAGCACGATACCCTGCCCGTGCCGGCTGTTCCGATGCCGGAGATATTCATTGTTTCCTCCTCAACCGCCTGGCGCACGCCAGTACCGCACCGAGCCCCACCATGGCGAACCCGGCGAAAACACACGGCCTCCCCGGGTCCCTGACCACCTGAATACCAGCAAAAGACATGCCCATCGCATCCGTACCGACCTGGGTGTTGTAGAAATAGAGGCCGTTCCAGATGAAGGGGGCGTTCACCTCGGCCGTACCCTCCGCTATGGCAACGCCATCGCGGCTCAAGGCCAGGTCGACCCAGAGCCGCTTCAGGACCGGATTTTGAAACGCCACCAGCCTGAAGTCGTAGGGGAACTCGGCGGGGAGGCTGCGTTCTCCCGAGGTATCGCAGGTGCCGACGAGCTGCCCGTTGCGAAAAACCGAGAGCCTGAGGACCTCCGAGGGAAACTGGAGGGAATCCGCCGTCACGCGATAGGGCCCCGCCGTGAAGCTGTCACCGGTCTTCAGAGTGTGGAGCGCCTCCTTCGCGCTGCCCCTGAGGACCCCCACCCTGACCGGAATCGGGTAAAACTCCCGATTGATCCGCGTGACCGTCAGGTCGGCACCGAGGGGAGCGTCCCGCTCCAGGTCCCACCGGTAGGCCTGGT
Protein-coding regions in this window:
- a CDS encoding permease, which produces MLVNPFRAKPREACEVHGHQAESGNRMLIVMVLISLSLVVWHVWGTGTGGHLVSSDAAPVSFPVLLGSELWDLFFSDHGVMAELRDVLPYFIVGILIAGYLRTFKVAVKLQASLRKYGALSVFLASFVGIITPLCACGTVTTAISLLVAGIPLAPVMALMVTSPLLSPSTYLLTLNDLGPEWTVVRTISAFSMGIFAGLVTLALSKRPGFRKNEIFVEGGIVRGDFHDEDYPDERLRCNCRRKFGNRVAVRTGNKFLIFLAKSAEMVWVVGKYVIVGVVIGAVVERYLPKEWIYRFFGRTDPLNIVWVTLASVPMFLHQISASSIVYHIKGALGGTMDAGAALAFMIGGPVTAVPTMVLFWTFFKKRVFFLYMFACLSGTLLIAYAFRLLVFVPGVDVGNPLLRGVASLSGGTSAVVLKHDPNVRMVMDPAGKGTVATYTNAVDGRGGVVFDGTYGRFTAAMADRYDTGAYIGNIADWLEENSLSAASTRILVCRLGDGAGGAAVLLGEKVLAELAARGFTVKTVDRREVPRLTGGLLAEWGQVWLFCGDDGAAGLSDAEAKLLADHNARGGAALVVPLPSAGAADFRGANLFASRYGVTFSGVADTGGEVRVSTASSVFNRASAWLGSVLKLVRKA
- a CDS encoding ResB-like family cytochrome C biogenesis protein — its product is MTLLKRIGRFLASMELAVALFLIVAVAAIPGTFAGTRALYAHPAFLCLLAGVALNLVCCTLRRFRSLSVPVLILHLGVLVICGGVAARTFGHVATVNVYEGTSVDQAYRWDLERDAPLGADLTVTRINREFYPIPVRVGVLRGSAKEALHTLKTGDSFTAGPYRVTADSLQFPSEVLRLSVFRNGQLVGTCDTSGERSLPAEFPYDFRLVAFQNPVLKRLWVDLALSRDGVAIAEGTAEVNAPFIWNGLYFYNTQVGTDAMGMSFAGIQVVRDPGRPCVFAGFAMVGLGAVLACARRLRRKQ